The Methanomassiliicoccales archaeon genome has a segment encoding these proteins:
- a CDS encoding glycosyltransferase → MTKILYMIACLRTGGSEAYLLNLVKSINKEHYQVTVWCEGEWGPAGDELRKAGATVIQRRLRPRPGEVLGAIRFLRRERFDLVHSLKYGPTYIDPLVVKLCRIKVFIGSRRNLPHWVNSTQYLTADKIRNRLTDYIIANSEAVKDLTVSVERFPANKITVIYNGVDLKQIDSVTIESGQDYRKLIGIPTEAVVIGNVADFRDTKGQSYLIQAFADLVRRTDKNVYLVIQGEGPEEPNLRALVKELGLEEHVRINTTKQKRLEVIRSFQVFVMPSLSERFPNALVETMALSLPCVGTDVGGIPEVIVNNVTGIIVPAKSVEPLADAILRIIEDPALAKDFGVKGREQVEKKFTAEQMGPAHESVYEELLKK, encoded by the coding sequence ATGACCAAGATCCTGTATATGATCGCCTGCCTCAGGACCGGGGGGTCGGAGGCATACCTGCTCAATCTTGTCAAGAGCATAAACAAGGAGCACTACCAAGTCACCGTTTGGTGCGAAGGGGAATGGGGTCCAGCAGGGGACGAGCTGAGGAAGGCCGGAGCCACCGTGATCCAGCGCCGGCTACGTCCGCGGCCGGGCGAAGTCCTGGGGGCGATACGTTTCCTCCGCAGAGAACGGTTCGACCTGGTCCATTCGTTGAAGTACGGACCCACCTACATTGACCCGCTGGTCGTCAAGCTTTGCCGGATCAAGGTTTTCATCGGGTCACGCAGGAACCTTCCCCATTGGGTGAATTCGACGCAGTACCTGACCGCAGACAAGATCCGGAACAGGCTGACGGACTATATCATAGCCAACTCCGAGGCGGTCAAGGACCTCACCGTAAGTGTGGAAAGATTCCCGGCGAACAAGATAACGGTCATCTACAACGGCGTCGATCTGAAGCAAATCGATTCGGTGACGATCGAATCGGGTCAAGACTACCGGAAGCTCATCGGCATTCCAACAGAGGCCGTCGTGATCGGCAACGTGGCCGATTTCCGCGATACCAAAGGGCAATCCTATCTTATTCAGGCCTTCGCAGACCTCGTTCGAAGGACGGACAAGAACGTCTACCTGGTCATCCAGGGTGAGGGGCCGGAAGAACCCAACCTCCGCGCATTGGTGAAGGAATTGGGCCTAGAGGAACATGTGAGGATAAACACGACAAAGCAGAAGCGGCTAGAGGTCATCCGGTCATTCCAGGTCTTTGTCATGCCCTCGCTCTCAGAGAGGTTCCCCAACGCTCTCGTCGAGACGATGGCTTTATCCCTGCCCTGCGTCGGCACCGATGTCGGCGGCATCCCGGAAGTGATCGTCAATAACGTCACCGGCATCATTGTCCCGGCGAAATCCGTCGAGCCGCTTGCGGATGCTATCCTGCGGATAATCGAAGATCCGGCCCTGGCCAAGGATTTCGGGGTCAAAGGGAGGGAGCAGGTCGAGAAGAAGTTCACCGCCGAGCAGATGGGGCCGGCTCACGAATCGGTCTATGAGGAACTCTTGAAGAAGTGA
- a CDS encoding PAS domain S-box protein, which produces MIRTIYIDDEPLLLELAKDFIEDGVEFTMDTTTSVDEAIRKVMEGDYDAVICDYQMPAMNGVEFLKALRSKGDVTPFVLFTGRGREEVVIDALNNGVDFYLKKGGEPSSQFAELKNLLIQMSRRRQAEDAMTHNARRFRAMIENSMDIIGVMDRNSTLRYVSPSISKILGYSVDEVIGTNLQTYSHPDLVENLAKIIQTIKMGRTERYEISLRHKNGTYRLIEASIAVMPTELGPNQIVVNGRDITERRKKEDELRHSEEMVRYIVGHAPNSMAIQDMDLRYLMVSDQYLSDFDLYNREVIGRRPVEVFSRLPDEWKEICDKSLSGKIMKGELDFPLENRMEHIFYDVRPWHDVTGEVGGLVTYIGPKMGSQAIKEEFARSEQRYRLLADNAKDVLWTMDAEGRFTYVSPSVQQLRGYTAEEVMAQGLDQALTPESSRLVKQFLNEGLEALKRTGRFPEGTREVEQPRKDGTTVWTEVRVGGLYDPEGRFVSILGVSRDITDRRNAELGWRESEERFRAMFDNSQLGTFIIDLDGRFQESNQLFSDMLSHEMAELMKLSMADVTQPPMEVKRTASVRRLLEQNLDSTDIETDFRRRDGRVWSATISLSVLKDRNGVKSHLIGMVHNVIPQKESEEGLAESERRFRTLFQNTQLAITIADLNGSIIETNDQFAKMMGYFPEELKGLNVYDLQTPRIRAEESELVSSLLNHQVDKANVDRHWVRKDGSMWWGHVVGSLLYDDQGIPKHILAVIVDITERKNSEMKMAIANRKLTLLGDLTRHDVKNRISAMAGFMQLANLKETDPQIKTYLSKASQLAIDISAQMDFSKEYQGLGAQEATWISLTKECFSARSDMDLGNITLECGLHGVEIFADPMVPKGFRNIIENSCEHGQHVTKITVGYREVEWGLEIIFEDNGVGIADSDKQMIFEWGYKNRMGHGLHFVAELLAITGMSIKETGEFGKGARFEVFVPCGAYRITGDR; this is translated from the coding sequence ATGATCAGGACGATCTACATCGACGACGAGCCTTTGCTGCTTGAGCTCGCCAAGGACTTTATCGAGGACGGCGTCGAATTCACCATGGACACGACCACGTCCGTGGACGAGGCGATCCGAAAGGTCATGGAAGGGGACTATGATGCCGTTATATGTGATTACCAGATGCCGGCGATGAACGGTGTCGAGTTCCTCAAGGCGCTCCGCTCGAAAGGGGACGTGACCCCGTTCGTGCTCTTCACCGGCCGCGGCCGTGAGGAGGTCGTCATCGATGCGCTCAACAACGGCGTGGATTTCTACCTGAAGAAGGGAGGGGAGCCCTCATCCCAGTTCGCGGAACTGAAGAACCTTTTGATCCAAATGTCCAGGCGCCGGCAGGCCGAGGACGCCATGACCCACAATGCAAGGCGTTTCCGGGCGATGATCGAGAACTCCATGGATATCATCGGGGTCATGGACCGGAACAGCACGCTTAGGTACGTTTCGCCATCCATCTCCAAGATATTGGGCTACTCGGTGGACGAGGTCATCGGGACCAACCTCCAGACCTATTCGCATCCGGACCTGGTGGAGAACCTGGCCAAGATCATCCAGACCATAAAGATGGGACGGACAGAGCGTTACGAGATATCGCTCCGCCATAAGAATGGGACCTATCGGCTGATCGAGGCTTCCATCGCCGTCATGCCCACCGAACTGGGTCCGAACCAGATAGTGGTGAACGGCCGTGACATCACCGAACGCCGGAAGAAGGAGGACGAGCTCCGGCATTCGGAGGAGATGGTGCGCTACATCGTCGGCCATGCCCCCAATTCCATGGCCATCCAGGATATGGATCTGCGCTATCTGATGGTCTCCGACCAGTATCTGTCCGACTTCGATCTGTACAACCGGGAGGTCATCGGGAGAAGGCCGGTGGAGGTCTTCAGCCGCCTCCCCGACGAATGGAAGGAGATATGCGACAAGTCACTATCCGGCAAGATCATGAAGGGTGAGCTGGATTTCCCCCTGGAGAACCGGATGGAGCACATCTTCTATGATGTGCGTCCCTGGCACGACGTGACCGGTGAAGTGGGCGGCCTGGTCACCTACATAGGACCGAAAATGGGCAGCCAGGCCATCAAGGAAGAGTTCGCCCGCTCCGAACAGAGATACCGATTGCTGGCCGACAACGCGAAGGACGTCCTATGGACCATGGACGCTGAAGGCCGGTTCACCTACGTCTCGCCGTCGGTGCAGCAGCTCCGCGGATACACCGCGGAAGAGGTCATGGCCCAAGGTCTTGACCAAGCGCTCACCCCCGAATCATCGAGACTCGTGAAGCAGTTCCTCAATGAGGGACTGGAAGCGCTCAAGCGCACCGGTCGTTTCCCTGAGGGCACCAGGGAGGTGGAGCAGCCGAGGAAGGACGGCACCACGGTGTGGACGGAAGTGAGGGTGGGAGGGCTGTATGATCCGGAGGGAAGGTTCGTTTCCATACTCGGCGTCAGCCGCGATATCACCGACCGCCGCAATGCCGAGCTGGGTTGGCGTGAATCCGAGGAACGTTTCCGGGCGATGTTCGACAACTCACAGCTAGGGACCTTCATCATCGATCTGGACGGCAGGTTCCAGGAATCCAACCAGCTCTTCAGCGACATGCTGAGCCATGAGATGGCAGAATTGATGAAATTGAGCATGGCCGATGTGACCCAGCCGCCCATGGAAGTCAAACGCACGGCATCGGTGCGACGATTGCTGGAACAGAACTTGGACAGCACGGACATCGAGACGGATTTCAGGCGCAGGGACGGAAGGGTGTGGAGCGCCACGATATCCCTTTCAGTGTTGAAGGACCGGAACGGGGTCAAGAGCCACCTCATAGGGATGGTGCACAATGTCATCCCCCAGAAGGAGTCCGAGGAGGGTCTGGCGGAGTCGGAGCGGCGTTTCCGCACGCTGTTCCAGAACACCCAGCTGGCGATCACCATCGCCGACCTGAACGGTTCGATCATCGAGACCAACGATCAGTTCGCTAAGATGATGGGTTACTTCCCGGAGGAGCTCAAGGGTCTTAACGTCTACGACCTGCAAACGCCCCGCATCCGGGCCGAGGAGTCGGAGCTGGTCAGCTCGCTCCTCAACCATCAGGTGGACAAGGCCAACGTGGACCGGCACTGGGTCCGCAAGGACGGAAGCATGTGGTGGGGGCACGTGGTGGGATCGCTCCTCTATGATGACCAGGGTATCCCGAAGCACATATTGGCGGTCATCGTGGACATCACCGAACGCAAGAACTCGGAGATGAAGATGGCCATCGCCAACCGCAAGCTTACCCTGCTGGGGGACCTGACCCGTCACGATGTCAAGAACAGGATATCGGCGATGGCCGGGTTCATGCAGCTGGCGAACCTCAAGGAGACCGACCCACAGATCAAGACCTATCTATCCAAGGCATCCCAGCTGGCGATAGACATCTCCGCCCAGATGGACTTCAGCAAGGAATACCAGGGGTTGGGCGCTCAGGAGGCGACCTGGATATCGCTGACGAAGGAATGCTTCTCGGCCCGTTCCGACATGGACCTGGGCAACATCACGCTGGAGTGCGGGCTGCACGGAGTGGAGATATTCGCGGACCCGATGGTCCCCAAGGGTTTCCGCAACATCATAGAGAACTCGTGCGAGCACGGTCAGCATGTCACCAAGATCACCGTCGGCTACCGGGAGGTCGAGTGGGGACTGGAGATCATCTTCGAGGATAACGGGGTAGGGATAGCCGATTCCGACAAACAGATGATCTTCGAATGGGGGTACAAGAACCGGATGGGCCATGGCCTGCATTTCGTGGCAGAGCTGCTGGCAATAACCGGCATGTCCATCAAGGAGACGGGGGAGTTCGGGAAAGGGGCCCGGTTCGAGGTCTTCGTGCCATGCGGTGCCTATCGTATCACTGGGGACCGCTAA
- a CDS encoding ATP-binding protein produces MVILNDEPFWRNDPLIFLYLSLVVFVALIVIDLERAPEMMIGYFYIIPVVISYFTGKARLVYLVAALSTIASVFGLFFAAAGFASNIAINRPFSIVVVWIVAMLGNYQIRSNAHLAEERNRLRAILDTLPVGVAITDKKTQSDEANGQMDRIWGGQFTMDRDTKEPTSYKGYHIDSGLQLRPDEWPMARSVERGETVAGEVIDIERPDARRSTLLISSAPIKDDDGVITGAVSVAMDLTEHRAIEMELAKKNEDLFRSNRELQQFAYVASHDLKEPLRMVTTYVQLLDRRYGDKLDDQAREYIGFAVEGSKRMYSLVDDLLTYSRVETSVVPFGPVPMDQVLITTLKDLKDTIEATGAEISVDDLPEVHADFQQMVQLMENLIGNALKFRRGITPEVKVSASMNGREWVFSVKDNGIGMDMGYSDKVFQMFQRLHPRETFPGTGIGLAICKKVVERHGGKIWFESEQGVGTTFYFSLPANAN; encoded by the coding sequence ATGGTCATATTGAACGACGAACCGTTTTGGCGCAATGATCCGCTGATATTCCTCTACCTTTCATTGGTGGTTTTCGTTGCTCTCATCGTCATCGACCTGGAAAGGGCACCGGAGATGATGATAGGATATTTCTACATCATCCCGGTGGTGATCAGTTATTTCACCGGTAAGGCCAGGCTGGTCTATCTGGTGGCTGCCCTATCAACCATCGCCAGCGTGTTCGGTCTATTCTTCGCCGCGGCCGGGTTCGCCTCCAACATAGCGATCAACCGACCGTTCTCCATCGTGGTGGTCTGGATAGTGGCGATGCTGGGGAACTATCAGATAAGGTCCAATGCCCATCTGGCCGAAGAGAGGAACCGTCTCCGGGCCATATTGGACACGCTTCCGGTAGGTGTGGCGATCACCGACAAGAAGACCCAGTCGGACGAGGCGAACGGCCAAATGGACCGGATATGGGGGGGGCAGTTCACCATGGACCGTGATACCAAGGAGCCCACCTCATACAAGGGATATCACATTGATAGCGGTCTTCAGCTCCGCCCGGACGAATGGCCAATGGCCCGCTCGGTGGAAAGAGGGGAAACGGTGGCGGGAGAGGTGATAGACATTGAACGTCCTGATGCGAGGAGAAGCACGCTGCTGATATCCTCTGCCCCGATCAAGGATGACGACGGGGTCATCACCGGCGCGGTATCGGTGGCCATGGACCTTACCGAGCACAGGGCCATAGAGATGGAACTGGCGAAGAAGAACGAGGACCTGTTCCGTTCGAACCGGGAACTGCAGCAGTTTGCCTATGTGGCATCGCACGATCTGAAAGAGCCATTGCGGATGGTAACCACCTATGTGCAGTTGCTTGACCGCCGGTACGGCGACAAGCTCGATGACCAGGCAAGGGAATACATCGGCTTCGCGGTGGAGGGGTCCAAAAGGATGTACTCCCTCGTGGACGACCTCCTGACCTACTCGAGGGTGGAGACATCGGTGGTGCCGTTCGGCCCGGTCCCCATGGACCAGGTGTTGATCACCACGCTCAAGGACCTCAAGGATACCATCGAGGCCACTGGCGCTGAGATCTCCGTGGATGACCTGCCGGAGGTGCATGCCGATTTCCAGCAAATGGTCCAGCTGATGGAGAATCTGATCGGCAACGCGCTCAAGTTCCGCCGTGGCATCACTCCGGAGGTGAAGGTGTCGGCCTCGATGAATGGCAGGGAATGGGTCTTCTCGGTCAAGGACAACGGCATCGGCATGGACATGGGGTATTCGGACAAGGTCTTCCAGATGTTCCAGAGGCTGCATCCCAGGGAAACGTTCCCTGGAACCGGCATCGGTCTGGCCATCTGCAAGAAGGTGGTCGAGCGTCATGGTGGCAAGATCTGGTTCGAGTCGGAGCAGGGCGTCGGCACGACGTTCTACTTCTCCCTGCCAGCAAATGCGAACTGA